One Megasphaera elsdenii DSM 20460 genomic window carries:
- the glpK gene encoding glycerol kinase GlpK, whose protein sequence is MQEKQYVMALDAGTTSNRAIIFDNESHIVSVSQKEFTQYFPKPGWVEHDANEIFHSMVEVMREALAQANMTASEISAIGITNQRETTVVWDKNTGDPVYNAIVWQSRQTAPICEDLKARGLVDEFRDKTGLVIDAYFSGTKVKWILDNVEGAREKAEKGDLLFGTIDCWLVWKLTGGQVHITDYSNASRTLMFNIKELKWDDQLLEYLTVPKCMLPEVRPSSEVYGCTDPAILGGPVNIAGIAGDQQAALFGQTCYEPGMAKNTYGTGCFMLMNTGTTPIPSKNGLVTTIAWGLDGKVEYALEGSIFVAGSAIQWLRDGLRLIDTAPDSEWVAKRVPDSDGVYVVPAFVGLGAPYWDMDARGLIIGITRGTKKSHIVRATLDSMAYQTKDVLGAMEADSGIKLAALKVDGGAVANNMLMQFQADILGVPVDRPQVIETTALGAAYLAGLAVGVWDSKEELVSSWKLQNRFEPTMEPEKAAGYYKGWRKAVKHAMHWLSDED, encoded by the coding sequence ATGCAAGAGAAGCAGTATGTTATGGCCTTGGACGCCGGCACCACGAGTAATCGTGCTATTATTTTCGATAATGAATCGCATATCGTCAGCGTCAGCCAGAAGGAATTCACCCAGTATTTCCCGAAACCGGGCTGGGTCGAACACGATGCCAATGAAATTTTCCACAGCATGGTCGAAGTCATGCGCGAAGCCTTGGCACAGGCCAATATGACAGCCAGTGAAATCTCGGCCATCGGCATCACCAACCAGCGTGAAACGACAGTCGTCTGGGATAAGAACACGGGCGACCCCGTGTACAACGCCATCGTCTGGCAGTCCCGTCAGACCGCCCCGATTTGCGAAGACCTCAAGGCCCGCGGCCTGGTCGATGAATTCCGTGACAAGACGGGCTTGGTCATCGACGCTTATTTCTCGGGCACGAAAGTCAAATGGATCTTGGACAACGTCGAAGGCGCCCGGGAAAAAGCTGAAAAAGGCGACCTCCTCTTCGGGACCATCGACTGCTGGCTGGTCTGGAAACTGACAGGCGGCCAGGTCCACATCACAGACTACTCCAATGCGTCGCGTACACTTATGTTCAACATCAAAGAACTGAAGTGGGACGACCAGCTTCTTGAATATTTAACCGTTCCTAAATGCATGCTCCCGGAAGTACGCCCGTCCAGTGAAGTCTATGGCTGCACGGATCCGGCCATCCTCGGCGGTCCGGTCAACATCGCCGGTATCGCTGGTGACCAGCAGGCAGCCCTCTTCGGCCAGACCTGCTATGAACCGGGTATGGCTAAGAATACCTATGGTACAGGCTGCTTCATGCTCATGAATACGGGCACGACACCGATTCCTTCCAAGAACGGCCTGGTTACGACCATCGCCTGGGGCCTCGACGGCAAAGTCGAATATGCCCTGGAAGGTTCCATCTTCGTCGCCGGTTCGGCCATCCAGTGGCTCCGCGACGGCCTGCGCCTCATCGATACGGCTCCCGATTCGGAATGGGTCGCTAAACGCGTTCCCGATTCGGACGGCGTCTATGTCGTACCGGCTTTCGTCGGCCTCGGCGCTCCCTACTGGGATATGGATGCCCGCGGCTTGATCATCGGCATCACCCGCGGCACCAAGAAGTCACACATCGTCCGGGCTACCCTCGATTCTATGGCTTACCAGACGAAAGACGTCCTCGGCGCCATGGAAGCGGACTCGGGCATCAAACTGGCTGCCCTCAAAGTCGACGGCGGTGCCGTTGCCAACAACATGCTCATGCAGTTCCAGGCCGATATCCTCGGCGTTCCTGTCGACCGTCCTCAGGTCATCGAAACGACGGCTCTCGGTGCCGCTTATCTGGCTGGTCTGGCTGTCGGCGTCTGGGATTCTAAAGAAGAACTCGTATCGAGCTGGAAACTCCAGAACCGTTTTGAACCGACCATGGAACCGGAAAAAGCAGCAGGTTACTACAAAGGCTGGCGCAAAGCTGTCAAGCATGCAATGCACTGGCTCAGCGATGAAGACTAA
- a CDS encoding MIP/aquaporin family protein yields the protein MMFDNLLGEFLGTMVLIVFGAGVCACNTLTKSKGQNGGWICITAAWGFAVTLGVYTATTLGAPQGDLNPAVTLGKTLIGIYSVPQFFATSIAQILGGILGAAIVWLAYLPHWAETEDKSAKLGIFCTAPAIRNYPANFLCEFIATFFLMFVIWMIFSNKVGAMPAGLGPYIVGILIWALGMSLGGPTGYAMNPARDLGPRIAHAILPIAGKGGSDWAYAWIPVLAPLAGAFAAYVVAMALNVF from the coding sequence ATGATGTTTGACAACTTATTAGGAGAGTTTCTCGGGACGATGGTCCTCATCGTCTTTGGGGCCGGCGTCTGCGCCTGCAACACGCTGACCAAATCGAAAGGCCAGAATGGCGGCTGGATCTGCATCACCGCAGCCTGGGGTTTTGCCGTAACCCTCGGCGTTTACACGGCAACGACCTTGGGCGCTCCGCAGGGCGACCTGAACCCGGCTGTTACCTTGGGCAAGACCCTGATCGGGATTTATTCGGTGCCTCAGTTCTTCGCTACGTCCATCGCTCAGATCCTGGGCGGTATCCTCGGCGCAGCTATTGTCTGGCTGGCATACCTGCCGCACTGGGCTGAAACGGAAGATAAATCGGCAAAACTCGGTATCTTCTGCACGGCTCCGGCTATCCGTAACTATCCGGCCAACTTCCTTTGCGAATTTATTGCGACGTTCTTCCTGATGTTCGTCATCTGGATGATCTTCTCCAATAAAGTCGGTGCAATGCCTGCTGGCCTTGGGCCGTACATCGTCGGTATCCTCATCTGGGCTCTGGGCATGAGTCTTGGCGGTCCTACCGGGTACGCCATGAACCCGGCTCGAGACCTGGGTCCCCGTATTGCCCATGCTATCCTGCCGATTGCCGGCAAAGGCGGCTCGGACTGGGCTTATGCCTGGATCCCTGTCTTGGCTCCGCTGGCTGGTGCCTTTGCTGCCTACGTCGTGGCGATGGCTTTGAATGTCTTCTAA
- a CDS encoding NAD(P)/FAD-dependent oxidoreductase, translating to MTKQADVVVIGGGITGTAILHELAKYNLRAVLVEQEPELAAGTTKANSAILHAGFDAPTGSMKARMNVAGNAMYHDLKDELDLDIRWSGSYVAALDDEQMAVLQELLERGNANGVPGLKIISGDEMRKEEPNVSKDIKGALWAPTAGICWPFGLALAFAENAVINGAEVIRECQVTGITVEDGAVKAVETDKGTIETKYVINAAGVHADEISRLAGDDSFQIHPRRGEYILFDKTAQKDLVYSPIFPTPTKMGKGILVCATTHGNVFVGPNAQDMPDSEKDDTAVTIPGMDDILDKARRLVPNIPVGATITEFVGVRAVSSTGDFILGPSEKTKGLIQAAGIQSPGLTSAPAIAKYLVDGIVAETGAAAKTDYKKGRPAQPCFRMMAEADQKALIAKDPRYGRVICRCETITEGEIVDAIHRPVGARTVDGVKRRTRAGMGRCQGGFCGPRVTQILSRELNIPVTEVRKEMRNSYMFYDKESGGKA from the coding sequence ATGACAAAACAAGCAGATGTCGTCGTAATTGGCGGCGGTATTACCGGCACAGCCATTTTGCACGAATTGGCGAAGTACAATCTTCGTGCAGTCCTGGTTGAACAGGAACCGGAACTGGCTGCCGGCACGACAAAGGCCAACAGTGCCATCCTTCACGCAGGTTTCGATGCGCCTACGGGCAGTATGAAAGCCCGCATGAACGTCGCAGGCAATGCGATGTATCATGATTTGAAAGACGAATTGGATCTGGACATCCGCTGGTCTGGCTCGTATGTAGCCGCTCTCGATGATGAACAGATGGCCGTCCTCCAAGAACTCCTCGAACGGGGCAATGCCAACGGCGTTCCGGGACTGAAAATCATCAGCGGCGATGAAATGCGCAAAGAAGAACCGAATGTCAGCAAAGACATCAAAGGCGCACTCTGGGCTCCAACTGCCGGTATCTGCTGGCCTTTCGGATTGGCCCTGGCCTTTGCGGAAAACGCTGTCATCAACGGTGCCGAAGTCATCCGTGAATGTCAGGTTACGGGTATCACCGTAGAAGATGGCGCTGTCAAAGCTGTCGAAACGGATAAGGGCACTATCGAAACGAAATACGTCATCAATGCCGCCGGTGTCCACGCCGACGAAATCAGCCGCCTCGCCGGGGATGATTCCTTCCAGATCCATCCGCGCCGTGGTGAATACATCCTCTTTGATAAGACGGCTCAGAAAGATCTGGTCTACTCGCCGATTTTCCCGACACCGACGAAAATGGGCAAAGGTATCCTGGTCTGTGCGACGACTCACGGCAACGTCTTCGTCGGCCCGAACGCCCAGGATATGCCGGACAGTGAAAAAGACGACACGGCTGTTACCATTCCGGGTATGGACGACATCCTGGACAAAGCCCGCCGCCTGGTTCCGAACATCCCCGTCGGCGCTACGATTACGGAATTTGTCGGCGTCCGCGCCGTATCCAGCACAGGTGACTTCATCCTCGGCCCGTCGGAAAAGACGAAAGGCCTCATCCAGGCTGCCGGCATCCAGTCGCCGGGCCTGACTTCAGCTCCGGCTATTGCCAAGTACCTCGTCGACGGCATCGTCGCTGAAACCGGTGCTGCGGCCAAGACCGATTACAAGAAAGGCCGTCCGGCTCAGCCCTGCTTCCGCATGATGGCTGAAGCAGATCAGAAAGCCCTCATCGCCAAGGATCCCCGCTATGGCCGCGTCATCTGCCGCTGCGAAACGATTACGGAAGGCGAAATCGTCGATGCTATCCATCGTCCCGTCGGCGCCCGCACCGTCGATGGTGTCAAACGCCGCACCCGTGCCGGCATGGGCCGCTGCCAGGGTGGCTTCTGCGGACCTCGTGTCACACAGATCTTGTCCCGTGAATTGAACATCCCCGTTACGGAAGTACGGAAAGAAATGCGTAATTCTTATATGTTCTATGATAAAGAAAGCGGAGGTAAAGCATAA
- a CDS encoding NAD(P)/FAD-dependent oxidoreductase, with amino-acid sequence MGEQLYDIIIVGGGPAGLSAAYSAWQNGAKKILVLERDREAGGILQQCIHNGFGLHHFKEELTGPGYAQRCYDLVKDKPEIEILVDTMVLSVNPDKTVTAVSPAHGLMKVQGKTIILTMGCRERTRGAIRIPGYRPAGVFTAGAAQRMVNMEGYLPGKKIVILGSGDIGLIMARRMTLEGCKVQAVLEICPFSNGLTRNMVQCLYDYDIPLYLSHTITAIHGKDRVNGITAAKVDDHMKPIPGTEFDIDCDTLLLSVGLIPENELSRGLGLAMHPLTNGPIVDQHRETSIPGIFAAGNVVHVHDLVDFVSEEAEIAGKYAALKAQEQLPEDVADVKVEAIDEVRTCVPQHVRATADGETIRLFMRVRKPMKKVRLTVKSGDDTLLTKVLPVAKPSEMIAVNVPAEKAKGHHADWTVSVKEEA; translated from the coding sequence ATGGGTGAACAACTTTATGATATTATCATCGTTGGCGGCGGCCCGGCAGGCTTATCCGCTGCCTACAGCGCTTGGCAGAATGGCGCTAAAAAAATCCTCGTCCTCGAACGTGACCGCGAAGCTGGCGGCATCCTCCAGCAGTGCATCCACAACGGCTTCGGCCTCCATCACTTCAAAGAAGAACTGACGGGCCCGGGCTATGCACAGCGCTGCTATGACTTGGTCAAAGATAAACCGGAAATCGAAATCCTCGTCGATACCATGGTCCTCAGCGTCAATCCCGACAAGACCGTTACGGCTGTCAGCCCGGCACACGGCTTGATGAAAGTCCAGGGCAAGACGATCATCCTTACCATGGGCTGTCGTGAACGGACGCGCGGTGCCATCCGCATCCCCGGCTACCGTCCGGCTGGCGTCTTCACGGCCGGCGCAGCACAGCGCATGGTCAACATGGAAGGCTATCTGCCGGGCAAGAAAATCGTCATCCTCGGCAGTGGCGACATCGGCCTCATCATGGCCCGCCGTATGACCCTCGAAGGCTGCAAAGTCCAGGCTGTCCTGGAAATCTGCCCCTTCTCGAACGGCTTGACCCGTAATATGGTACAATGTCTGTATGACTATGATATTCCTTTATATCTGTCCCACACCATTACGGCCATCCATGGCAAAGACCGGGTCAATGGCATTACGGCAGCCAAAGTCGACGACCATATGAAACCGATTCCGGGCACGGAATTCGATATCGACTGCGATACGCTGCTCTTGTCTGTCGGCCTGATCCCGGAAAATGAATTGTCCCGCGGCTTAGGGCTGGCTATGCATCCGCTCACCAATGGTCCTATCGTCGACCAGCATCGTGAAACGAGTATCCCTGGCATCTTCGCAGCCGGTAACGTCGTCCATGTCCATGACCTGGTAGACTTCGTATCGGAAGAAGCTGAAATCGCCGGCAAATATGCGGCCCTCAAGGCTCAGGAACAGCTGCCGGAAGACGTAGCTGACGTAAAAGTCGAAGCTATCGACGAAGTCCGCACCTGCGTTCCCCAGCATGTCCGCGCTACGGCAGACGGCGAAACAATCCGTTTGTTCATGCGTGTCCGCAAACCGATGAAGAAAGTCCGCCTTACGGTCAAGAGCGGTGACGATACGCTGCTGACGAAAGTCCTCCCCGTCGCCAAACCGAGTGAAATGATCGCCGTCAACGTACCGGCTGAAAAAGCCAAAGGCCATCATGCGGATTGGACCGTTTCCGTAAAGGAGGAAGCATAA
- a CDS encoding DUF1667 domain-containing protein, translating to MSVETKQLNCINCPLGCLLTVTLEDGKITSVTGNTCPRGEKYAHQELTDPQRMLTSTVRIEGGELPLLPVVSKTTLPKGKILDCAEALRSVEVKAPVHTGDVIVKDILGLGVDIVASRDMGKE from the coding sequence ATGAGTGTAGAAACGAAACAACTGAACTGCATCAACTGCCCGCTGGGCTGCTTGCTTACGGTTACCCTGGAAGACGGTAAAATTACCAGCGTTACCGGCAATACGTGCCCGCGCGGTGAAAAATATGCCCATCAGGAACTGACGGACCCGCAGCGCATGCTGACCTCGACGGTCCGCATCGAAGGCGGCGAACTGCCGCTCCTGCCGGTCGTATCCAAGACGACCCTGCCGAAAGGCAAGATCCTCGACTGTGCCGAAGCATTGCGCAGCGTCGAAGTCAAAGCCCCGGTCCATACAGGCGACGTCATCGTCAAAGATATCCTGGGTCTCGGCGTAGATATCGTGGCCAGCCGCGATATGGGCAAAGAATAA
- the cysK gene encoding cysteine synthase A — protein MSKIYTSMLQLIGNTPLLKPERYNNAAGVAANLLVKLDAFNPAGSAKDRIAKAMIEDAEKKGILKEGSVIIEPTSGNTGIGLAAVAAAKGYRAIFTMPETMSIERRNLISAYGAEIVLTPGKTGMKGAVDKANELAKEIPDSFIPGQFTNPVNPEIHRLTTGPEIYEDTDGAVDIFLAGVGTGGTLSGVGQYLKEKKPSVQIIAIEPKDSPLLSEGHAGPHKLQGIGANFVPETLDTKIYDEVFTVTTEQAYETAQKFTESEGLLIGISGGAALYAASEVAKRPENAGKTIVAFLPDNGDRYLTTPGFIQQKTK, from the coding sequence ATGAGCAAAATCTACACATCTATGTTACAGTTGATCGGCAACACACCGTTATTGAAACCGGAACGTTACAACAACGCCGCTGGCGTCGCTGCTAACCTCTTAGTCAAACTCGACGCTTTCAACCCGGCTGGCTCTGCCAAAGACCGTATCGCCAAAGCCATGATTGAAGACGCTGAAAAGAAAGGCATCCTCAAAGAAGGCTCGGTCATCATCGAACCGACCAGCGGCAACACCGGCATCGGCCTGGCTGCCGTCGCAGCTGCCAAAGGTTACCGCGCTATCTTCACCATGCCGGAAACCATGTCCATCGAACGCCGCAACCTCATCTCCGCTTATGGCGCTGAAATCGTCCTGACACCAGGCAAGACCGGCATGAAAGGCGCCGTCGACAAAGCCAACGAATTGGCTAAAGAAATCCCCGATTCCTTCATTCCCGGCCAGTTCACCAACCCGGTCAATCCGGAAATCCATCGCCTGACGACAGGCCCGGAAATCTACGAAGATACAGACGGCGCTGTCGACATCTTCTTAGCTGGTGTCGGCACAGGCGGTACCCTCTCCGGCGTCGGCCAGTACCTCAAAGAAAAGAAACCGTCTGTCCAGATCATCGCTATCGAACCGAAAGATTCGCCGCTCCTCTCCGAAGGCCATGCCGGCCCGCATAAACTCCAGGGCATCGGCGCCAACTTCGTACCGGAAACCTTGGACACCAAGATTTACGACGAAGTCTTCACGGTCACGACAGAACAGGCTTATGAAACGGCTCAGAAATTCACCGAATCCGAAGGCCTCCTCATCGGTATCTCCGGCGGGGCTGCCCTCTATGCCGCTTCGGAAGTCGCAAAACGTCCGGAAAACGCCGGCAAGACCATCGTAGCCTTCCTGCCGGATAACGGCGACCGTTACCTCACGACGCCGGGCTTCATCCAGCAGAAAACAAAATAA
- the cysE gene encoding serine O-acetyltransferase gives MFKSLRNDIRVIKDRDPAAKNTLEVLLCYSGLHAIWAHRLAHFFYKHQWFVTARIISTISRFFTGIEIHPGAQIGEGLFIDHGMGIVIGETTVIGNNVSLYQGVTLGGTGKEKGKRHPTIGDYVVVACGAKVLGSFTVGEGAKIGAGSVVLKEVPPYSTVVGIPGRVVVQQGKRIKASHSERDVDLNHNRLPDPIEDQIIALQHQVAILQRRVEMMDQQHDERCIGKMRPLK, from the coding sequence ATGTTCAAATCACTTCGCAACGACATTCGCGTCATCAAGGACCGCGATCCAGCTGCTAAGAATACGCTGGAAGTCTTGCTTTGCTATTCCGGCCTTCATGCCATCTGGGCCCATCGCCTGGCCCACTTCTTCTACAAGCATCAGTGGTTTGTCACGGCCCGCATCATTTCCACCATTTCCCGCTTCTTCACGGGCATCGAGATCCATCCCGGCGCCCAGATTGGCGAAGGCCTGTTCATCGACCATGGCATGGGCATCGTCATCGGAGAAACGACGGTCATCGGCAACAACGTTTCCCTCTATCAGGGCGTGACCCTCGGCGGGACGGGTAAGGAAAAAGGCAAACGCCATCCGACCATCGGCGACTACGTCGTCGTCGCCTGCGGTGCCAAAGTCCTCGGTTCCTTTACCGTCGGCGAAGGCGCAAAAATCGGCGCCGGTTCCGTCGTCCTCAAAGAAGTGCCGCCGTACTCGACAGTCGTCGGCATCCCGGGCCGCGTCGTCGTCCAGCAGGGCAAACGCATCAAAGCCAGCCACAGCGAACGCGACGTCGACCTCAATCACAACCGCCTGCCCGATCCCATCGAAGACCAGATTATTGCCTTGCAGCATCAGGTAGCCATCCTGCAGCGCCGCGTGGAAATGATGGACCAGCAGCATGATGAACGCTGCATCGGCAAAATGAGGCCTTTGAAATAA
- a CDS encoding LutC/YkgG family protein: MEKTELYETFQKGLTSVNGESYIAKKADVAATLTKIFQDKDTHEVALVETPLLKEIGAVDALKAAGIKVDTDHFRKNAPDDKGGVTEADYGIANLGSIVQMKDDIDCRIVETVSDVYVGIVKLSKIVDTFDDMIDIMAETKPFPKFAGIITGPSRTADIECVGTVGVHGPRQYSVIVVEDE; the protein is encoded by the coding sequence ATGGAAAAGACAGAATTGTATGAAACATTCCAGAAAGGGTTGACCAGCGTCAACGGCGAAAGTTACATCGCTAAAAAAGCAGACGTTGCTGCAACTCTCACCAAAATTTTCCAGGACAAGGACACACATGAAGTTGCCCTCGTTGAAACGCCGCTCCTGAAAGAAATCGGCGCTGTAGACGCATTGAAAGCCGCAGGCATCAAAGTGGATACGGATCACTTCCGCAAGAATGCCCCGGACGATAAAGGCGGCGTTACCGAAGCCGATTATGGCATCGCTAACTTGGGCTCTATTGTCCAGATGAAGGACGACATCGACTGTCGTATCGTTGAAACGGTATCGGACGTCTATGTCGGCATCGTCAAACTTTCTAAGATCGTCGATACTTTCGATGACATGATCGACATCATGGCCGAAACGAAGCCGTTCCCGAAATTCGCTGGTATCATCACCGGCCCGAGCCGGACAGCTGATATCGAATGCGTCGGTACTGTAGGGGTTCATGGCCCGCGTCAGTATTCGGTCATCGTCGTAGAAGATGAGTAA
- the ldhH gene encoding L-lactate dehydrogenase (quinone) large subunit LdhH: protein MSNELLKQEIERAMDNAPLQKALKKFTTAYPGNRAKVYKGYDFEALRDKVHEVKSYARDHLDEVMAEFIKNAEANGAHVFVAHSPEEAMDYALKLAKDNNVKLCVKSKSMASEEMHFNQNYEKAGITAQETDLGEFINSIAGDTPSHMVMPAIHYSKEDVADLFESYTKQPEEPVITKEVKTSRRVMRPKFLSAEMGVSGANVAVAETGTVITMTNEGNGRMVATLPKTHLYIFGIEKFVAKMSDIRYIFKVLPRNGTAQNITAYLSFYTGATKVVTDPENDTKEDKNFHMIILDTPERRKIMASEDYKDIFCCIRCAACLNVCPAFRLVGGHVYGGSIYTGGIGTLLTSFLNSRERGKDIQNICLQCGTCNTVCGGKLDIAGMILKLRTKFAQEDGLNPVHKFCLDTVADRHLFHSMLRIASVAQGMITKGQPMIRHLPMFLSGLTAGRSLPSIAPQPFRDILPTIKQDVPNPKGKIAIFTGCLLDFVYVDIATDVVKALNMAGYIVEMPLGQACCGAPATYMGDVENAKKAAELNLNAMEAEKYDYIVSACPTCTHALRDYVDFFKDDPEMLKKAEELRSKTFDFCKLVSMLGGLPDTGDGVPMKVTYHDSCHLNRYLGVTKEQRELLKATKGVELIEMHDCDKCCGFGGSYSVKFPEMSAPILEEKINNIVASGADVVAVDCPGCLLQIRGGLDARGLNNIQVKHTAQIVVEKREKK from the coding sequence ATGTCTAACGAATTACTGAAGCAAGAAATCGAGCGCGCCATGGATAACGCGCCTTTGCAGAAGGCGTTAAAGAAGTTTACGACGGCCTATCCTGGCAACCGTGCGAAAGTTTACAAAGGATATGACTTTGAAGCACTTCGTGATAAAGTCCATGAAGTCAAATCTTATGCTCGTGACCATCTGGATGAAGTCATGGCCGAATTCATCAAGAATGCGGAAGCCAACGGGGCTCATGTATTCGTTGCCCATTCTCCGGAAGAAGCTATGGACTATGCTTTGAAACTGGCTAAAGACAACAACGTAAAACTTTGCGTTAAATCGAAATCCATGGCATCAGAAGAAATGCACTTCAACCAGAACTATGAAAAAGCTGGCATTACGGCTCAGGAAACGGACTTAGGTGAATTCATCAACTCCATCGCTGGTGATACGCCGTCCCACATGGTTATGCCGGCTATCCATTATTCTAAAGAAGACGTTGCCGACCTCTTTGAATCGTATACGAAACAGCCGGAAGAACCGGTCATCACGAAAGAAGTCAAGACGTCCCGCCGCGTCATGCGCCCGAAATTCCTCAGCGCTGAAATGGGTGTTTCCGGTGCCAACGTCGCTGTCGCTGAAACGGGGACAGTCATTACCATGACGAATGAAGGCAACGGCCGTATGGTCGCAACCCTTCCGAAAACGCACTTATATATCTTTGGTATTGAAAAATTCGTCGCTAAGATGAGCGATATCCGCTACATCTTCAAGGTATTGCCTCGTAACGGTACAGCTCAGAACATCACGGCATACCTCTCCTTCTACACGGGCGCTACGAAAGTCGTTACGGATCCGGAAAACGATACCAAGGAAGACAAGAACTTCCACATGATCATCCTCGATACGCCAGAACGCCGTAAGATCATGGCCAGTGAAGATTACAAAGACATCTTCTGCTGCATCCGCTGCGCAGCCTGCTTGAATGTATGTCCGGCCTTCCGCCTCGTCGGCGGCCACGTCTATGGCGGCTCCATTTATACCGGCGGTATCGGCACGCTGCTCACGAGCTTCCTCAACAGCCGTGAACGCGGTAAAGATATCCAGAACATCTGTCTCCAGTGCGGTACGTGTAACACAGTCTGCGGCGGCAAACTCGATATTGCCGGCATGATCCTGAAATTACGTACGAAATTCGCTCAGGAAGATGGCCTCAATCCGGTCCATAAATTCTGTCTCGATACGGTTGCTGACCGTCACCTCTTCCACTCCATGCTGCGTATCGCTTCGGTGGCTCAGGGCATGATTACTAAAGGTCAGCCGATGATCCGTCATCTGCCGATGTTCTTGTCCGGTCTGACAGCAGGCCGCAGCCTGCCGAGCATTGCTCCGCAGCCGTTCCGCGACATCCTGCCGACGATCAAACAGGACGTTCCTAACCCGAAGGGCAAGATCGCTATCTTCACGGGCTGCCTCCTCGACTTCGTCTATGTCGACATCGCAACGGACGTCGTCAAAGCCCTCAACATGGCTGGCTATATCGTAGAAATGCCGCTTGGCCAGGCCTGCTGCGGTGCTCCGGCTACCTATATGGGCGATGTTGAAAACGCCAAGAAAGCTGCTGAATTGAACTTGAATGCTATGGAAGCTGAAAAATACGATTACATCGTATCGGCTTGCCCGACTTGTACGCATGCCCTCCGCGATTACGTCGACTTCTTCAAGGACGATCCGGAAATGCTCAAGAAAGCGGAAGAACTCCGCAGCAAGACCTTCGACTTCTGCAAACTCGTTTCCATGCTCGGCGGCTTGCCGGATACCGGCGATGGCGTACCGATGAAGGTCACCTATCACGATTCCTGCCACTTGAACCGTTACCTCGGCGTCACCAAGGAACAGCGTGAACTCTTGAAAGCTACCAAGGGCGTCGAACTCATCGAAATGCACGATTGCGATAAATGCTGCGGCTTCGGTGGTTCTTACTCCGTTAAATTCCCTGAAATGTCGGCTCCGATCCTCGAAGAAAAGATCAACAACATCGTCGCTTCCGGCGCAGATGTCGTCGCTGTCGACTGCCCGGGCTGCTTGCTCCAGATCCGTGGCGGCCTCGATGCTCGCGGCTTGAACAATATTCAGGTTAAACACACAGCACAGATCGTCGTTGAAAAACGCGAAAAAAAATAG
- a CDS encoding polyprenyl synthetase family protein — protein MIKQTLLETSARKFMPKLFAGISDDQVRRVKEYIKLYTKHPFGGTATGAVLDDAASSQGKMIRPRLVLMAGSFGTDRDDVRERLYKLAAVVEMTHLASLIHDDIVDDAPVRRGKPSVQSKYGKNAAVYAGDFLMSRITFYLMREGLNRAGMVIAQAVEEMCAGEIGQAMCRYKEDVTIDQYLQNIHGKTVALFRACCRIGAMESGCDERVSRMLESFGECLGYMFQMRDDLLDFVPDSSMIGKKAHQDFREGIYTLPVLLAREQPGGRRLLHPYMERSAEGTLTHADICRMEEIVAALGGLEGAWNQIHTYQKRAEDILEALPSSDISLQLGKIVRKLGAV, from the coding sequence ATGATAAAACAGACACTCTTAGAAACCAGCGCCCGGAAGTTTATGCCCAAATTGTTTGCCGGTATCAGCGATGACCAGGTCCGCAGAGTGAAAGAGTATATAAAATTATATACAAAGCATCCCTTTGGAGGTACGGCCACGGGGGCCGTCCTCGATGATGCAGCCTCTTCGCAGGGGAAGATGATCCGTCCCCGCCTGGTACTGATGGCCGGCTCGTTCGGAACAGACCGCGACGATGTGCGGGAGCGGTTGTATAAACTGGCGGCCGTAGTGGAAATGACCCATCTGGCCTCACTGATCCATGACGATATTGTCGACGATGCACCGGTCCGGCGCGGCAAGCCGTCGGTGCAGAGCAAGTACGGGAAGAACGCAGCCGTCTATGCCGGCGATTTCCTGATGAGCCGCATCACCTTCTACTTGATGCGCGAGGGATTGAACCGGGCAGGTATGGTCATCGCCCAGGCTGTAGAGGAAATGTGTGCCGGCGAAATCGGCCAGGCCATGTGCCGCTATAAAGAGGACGTCACTATTGACCAATATCTGCAGAACATCCACGGCAAGACCGTCGCCTTGTTCCGCGCCTGCTGCCGCATCGGTGCCATGGAAAGCGGTTGTGACGAACGGGTATCGCGGATGCTCGAGTCCTTCGGCGAATGTCTGGGCTATATGTTCCAGATGCGCGACGACCTCCTCGACTTCGTACCCGATAGTTCGATGATTGGCAAGAAAGCCCACCAGGATTTCCGCGAAGGAATCTATACCCTGCCGGTCCTCCTGGCACGGGAACAGCCCGGCGGCCGCCGGCTCCTCCACCCCTATATGGAACGGAGCGCCGAAGGGACGCTGACTCATGCGGATATCTGCCGCATGGAAGAAATCGTCGCAGCCCTGGGCGGCCTGGAAGGCGCGTGGAACCAGATCCACACCTACCAGAAACGGGCTGAGGACATCCTCGAAGCCCTGCCGTCAAGTGATATTTCCCTGCAGCTCGGCAAGATCGTACGTAAGCTGGGGGCCGTGTGA